In Rosa chinensis cultivar Old Blush chromosome 1, RchiOBHm-V2, whole genome shotgun sequence, a genomic segment contains:
- the LOC112182168 gene encoding two-component response regulator-like PRR95 isoform X1 — MVGEMEAVKIERKEEEEEGGGSSTEVVSWGNYLPTNVLRVLLVEADDSTRQIITALLRKCNYRVVSVSDGLRAWETIKVKHNKIDLILTEAELPSISGFALLTLVMEHDICKHIPVIMMSSQDSVNMVLKCMQKGAADYLIKPVRRNELRNLWQHVWRRHTLASGQAPQNLTVSQQKVEATSENNAASNHSNDYAACTRKTKGFSQKASDAQNSCTTPYLEAESACIQNMQDISQLKYGSASNLSNTDIEMLEDCDRLDNESVVHESETKENSGTFGSDIVPLDEALNSVASRLREENVSAKPMVQDEGIQAEIFEEKAKTASGTHSFQCEVEPSVGVRDLLCTFDNWPNCNIGSSNRKDDGMKHFGLELSLRSSDGSHKEVTEERPALKHSDASAFSRYNNSKGLQPLFLTFPSTKSEDASNSHDRQDNMVNFVDGQTEQADSSIQGPQLGVFPVTSVRSDNMCAGYSHYFPSLVLGQSDLTPMFSIKSVGQSTQSTFHSEQGYDESDKTTDKSIDQTLHEQNKLENVEHLKPGSPAASQSGCSSLGNGTVDNHISGSAYGSICSSNDGKASLAVAGEMATASESLNDSGRYVREGSGVDSLRSSQREAALTKFRLKRKDRCFEKKVRYQSRKILAEKRPRVKGQFVHRAHTDPPTANAVGS, encoded by the exons ATGGTGGGTGAAATGGAGGCGGTAAAAATtgagaggaaggaggaggaagaagagggtggtgGGAGCTCCACAGAGGTGGTGAGCTGGGGGAACTATCTCCCCACCAATGTGCTGAGGGTTCTATTGGTTGAAGCCGATGACTCTACTCGTCAGATTATCACTGCTCTTCTTCGAAAATGCAATTACAGAG TTGTTTCGGTTTCTGATGGATTGAGGGCGTGGGAGACGATAAAGGTGAAGCATAATAAGATAGACCTTATTCTGACTGAGGCAGAGTTGCCATCGATATCTGGATTTGCGCTTCTTACTTTGGTGATGGAGCATGATATTTGCAAGCACATACCTGTTATAA TGATGTCGTCTCAAGACTCTGTGAATATGGTTTTGAAGTGCATGCAAAAAGGGGCCGCCGACTATCTGATTAAGCCGGTCAGGAGGAATGAGCTGAGGAACCTTTGGCAACATGTGTGGAGAAGGCACACT CTAGCTAGTGGACAAGCTCCGCAGAACTTAACAGTTTCACAACAAAAGGTTGAAGCCACTTCGGAAAATAATGCAGCAAGTAATCATTCAAATGACTATGCAGCTTGTACGCGCAAAACTAAGGGATTCAGTCAGAAAGCAAGTGATGCCCAA AACTCCTGTACAACTCCTTACTTGGAAGCTGAAAGTGCATGCATTCAAAATATGCAGGATATATCGCAGCTAAAGTATGGCAGTGCTTCTAATTTGAGCAATACAGATATTGAAATGCTTGAAGATTGTGATAGATTGGACAATGAATCTGTTGTGCATGAGAGTGAAACTAAAG AGAATTCAGGTACATTTGGGTCAGATATTGTACCTTTGGATGAAGCACTTAACTCAGTTGCCTCAAGACTCAGAGAGGAAAATGTTTCTGCTAAACCAATGGTTCAAGATGAAGGTATCCAAGCAgaaatttttgaagaaaaagCTAAAACTGCTAGTGGCACTCACAGCTTCCAATGTGAGGTTGAACCCTCAGTTGGGGTCAGGGACTTGCTTTGCACCTTTGACAATTGGCCCAACTGCAACATTGGAAGTTCTAACAGAAAAGATGATGGTATGAAGCACTTTGGATTGGAACTGTCTTTAAGAAGTTCGGATGGTTCACACAAGGAAGTGACTGAGGAGAGGCCTGCACTGAAACATTCTGATGCCTCTGCCTTTTCACG GTATAATAATAGCAAGGGACTGCAACCCCTTTTCCTGACATTTCCCAGTACAAAATCGGAGGATGCAAGCAATTCACATGATAGACAGGACAATATGGTAAACTTTGTTGATGGTCAAACTGAGCAAGCTGATTCATCCATCCAAGGCCCTCAACTTGGGGTGTTTCCTGTCACTAGTGTAAGGTCTGATAATATGTGTGCTGGATACAGTCATTATTTCCCATCCTTGGTTCTTGGACAATCCGATTTGACCCCTATGTTCAGTATCAAATCAGTTGGCCAGAGCACACAATCCACCTTTCACTCAGAACAAGGTTATGACGAGTCTGATAAAACTACCGATAAATCTATTGACCAAACCCTGCATGAGCAGAACAAACTGGAGAATGTGGAGCATTTGAAACCTGGTTCTCCTGCGGCTTCTCAGAGTGGTTGTAGTAGTTTAGGCAATGGTACTGTTGATAATCATATTAGTGGCAGCGCATATGGAAGCATTTGCAGTAGCAATGATGGAAAGGCCAGTTTGGCTGTAGCAGGTGAGATGGCCACAGCTTCTGAGAGTTTGAATGACAGTGGTCGCTATGTTCGTGAGGGATCTGGAGTGGATTCTCTTCGTTCCAGCCAAAGGGAAGCAGCTCTGACCAAGTTCCGACTGAAGCGGAAAGATAGATGTTTTGAGAAGAAG GTTAGATACCAAAGTCGGAAAATACTGGCAGAGAAGCGGCCAAGAGTGAAAGGTCAATTCGTGCATAGAGCTCATACTGATCCTCCAACTGCCAATGCTGTTGGTTCATGA
- the LOC112182168 gene encoding two-component response regulator-like PRR95 isoform X2, with translation MVGEMEAVKIERKEEEEEGGGSSTEVVSWGNYLPTNVLRVLLVEADDSTRQIITALLRKCNYRVVSVSDGLRAWETIKVKHNKIDLILTEAELPSISGFALLTLVMEHDICKHIPVIMMSSQDSVNMVLKCMQKGAADYLIKPVRRNELRNLWQHVWRRHTLASGQAPQNLTVSQQKVEATSENNAASNHSNDYAACTRKTKGFSQKASDAQNSCTTPYLEAESACIQNMQDISQLKYGSASNLSNTDIEMLEDCDRLDNESVVHESETKGTFGSDIVPLDEALNSVASRLREENVSAKPMVQDEGIQAEIFEEKAKTASGTHSFQCEVEPSVGVRDLLCTFDNWPNCNIGSSNRKDDGMKHFGLELSLRSSDGSHKEVTEERPALKHSDASAFSRYNNSKGLQPLFLTFPSTKSEDASNSHDRQDNMVNFVDGQTEQADSSIQGPQLGVFPVTSVRSDNMCAGYSHYFPSLVLGQSDLTPMFSIKSVGQSTQSTFHSEQGYDESDKTTDKSIDQTLHEQNKLENVEHLKPGSPAASQSGCSSLGNGTVDNHISGSAYGSICSSNDGKASLAVAGEMATASESLNDSGRYVREGSGVDSLRSSQREAALTKFRLKRKDRCFEKKVRYQSRKILAEKRPRVKGQFVHRAHTDPPTANAVGS, from the exons ATGGTGGGTGAAATGGAGGCGGTAAAAATtgagaggaaggaggaggaagaagagggtggtgGGAGCTCCACAGAGGTGGTGAGCTGGGGGAACTATCTCCCCACCAATGTGCTGAGGGTTCTATTGGTTGAAGCCGATGACTCTACTCGTCAGATTATCACTGCTCTTCTTCGAAAATGCAATTACAGAG TTGTTTCGGTTTCTGATGGATTGAGGGCGTGGGAGACGATAAAGGTGAAGCATAATAAGATAGACCTTATTCTGACTGAGGCAGAGTTGCCATCGATATCTGGATTTGCGCTTCTTACTTTGGTGATGGAGCATGATATTTGCAAGCACATACCTGTTATAA TGATGTCGTCTCAAGACTCTGTGAATATGGTTTTGAAGTGCATGCAAAAAGGGGCCGCCGACTATCTGATTAAGCCGGTCAGGAGGAATGAGCTGAGGAACCTTTGGCAACATGTGTGGAGAAGGCACACT CTAGCTAGTGGACAAGCTCCGCAGAACTTAACAGTTTCACAACAAAAGGTTGAAGCCACTTCGGAAAATAATGCAGCAAGTAATCATTCAAATGACTATGCAGCTTGTACGCGCAAAACTAAGGGATTCAGTCAGAAAGCAAGTGATGCCCAA AACTCCTGTACAACTCCTTACTTGGAAGCTGAAAGTGCATGCATTCAAAATATGCAGGATATATCGCAGCTAAAGTATGGCAGTGCTTCTAATTTGAGCAATACAGATATTGAAATGCTTGAAGATTGTGATAGATTGGACAATGAATCTGTTGTGCATGAGAGTGAAACTAAAG GTACATTTGGGTCAGATATTGTACCTTTGGATGAAGCACTTAACTCAGTTGCCTCAAGACTCAGAGAGGAAAATGTTTCTGCTAAACCAATGGTTCAAGATGAAGGTATCCAAGCAgaaatttttgaagaaaaagCTAAAACTGCTAGTGGCACTCACAGCTTCCAATGTGAGGTTGAACCCTCAGTTGGGGTCAGGGACTTGCTTTGCACCTTTGACAATTGGCCCAACTGCAACATTGGAAGTTCTAACAGAAAAGATGATGGTATGAAGCACTTTGGATTGGAACTGTCTTTAAGAAGTTCGGATGGTTCACACAAGGAAGTGACTGAGGAGAGGCCTGCACTGAAACATTCTGATGCCTCTGCCTTTTCACG GTATAATAATAGCAAGGGACTGCAACCCCTTTTCCTGACATTTCCCAGTACAAAATCGGAGGATGCAAGCAATTCACATGATAGACAGGACAATATGGTAAACTTTGTTGATGGTCAAACTGAGCAAGCTGATTCATCCATCCAAGGCCCTCAACTTGGGGTGTTTCCTGTCACTAGTGTAAGGTCTGATAATATGTGTGCTGGATACAGTCATTATTTCCCATCCTTGGTTCTTGGACAATCCGATTTGACCCCTATGTTCAGTATCAAATCAGTTGGCCAGAGCACACAATCCACCTTTCACTCAGAACAAGGTTATGACGAGTCTGATAAAACTACCGATAAATCTATTGACCAAACCCTGCATGAGCAGAACAAACTGGAGAATGTGGAGCATTTGAAACCTGGTTCTCCTGCGGCTTCTCAGAGTGGTTGTAGTAGTTTAGGCAATGGTACTGTTGATAATCATATTAGTGGCAGCGCATATGGAAGCATTTGCAGTAGCAATGATGGAAAGGCCAGTTTGGCTGTAGCAGGTGAGATGGCCACAGCTTCTGAGAGTTTGAATGACAGTGGTCGCTATGTTCGTGAGGGATCTGGAGTGGATTCTCTTCGTTCCAGCCAAAGGGAAGCAGCTCTGACCAAGTTCCGACTGAAGCGGAAAGATAGATGTTTTGAGAAGAAG GTTAGATACCAAAGTCGGAAAATACTGGCAGAGAAGCGGCCAAGAGTGAAAGGTCAATTCGTGCATAGAGCTCATACTGATCCTCCAACTGCCAATGCTGTTGGTTCATGA
- the LOC112182168 gene encoding two-component response regulator-like APRR5 isoform X4: MVGEMEAVKIERKEEEEEGGGSSTEVVSWGNYLPTNVLRVLLVEADDSTRQIITALLRKCNYRVVSVSDGLRAWETIKVKHNKIDLILTEAELPSISGFALLTLVMEHDICKHIPVIMMSSQDSVNMVLKCMQKGAADYLIKPVRRNELRNLWQHVWRRHTLASGQAPQNLTVSQQKVEATSENNAASNHSNDYAACTRKTKGFSQKASDAQDISQLKYGSASNLSNTDIEMLEDCDRLDNESVVHESETKGTFGSDIVPLDEALNSVASRLREENVSAKPMVQDEGIQAEIFEEKAKTASGTHSFQCEVEPSVGVRDLLCTFDNWPNCNIGSSNRKDDGMKHFGLELSLRSSDGSHKEVTEERPALKHSDASAFSRYNNSKGLQPLFLTFPSTKSEDASNSHDRQDNMVNFVDGQTEQADSSIQGPQLGVFPVTSVRSDNMCAGYSHYFPSLVLGQSDLTPMFSIKSVGQSTQSTFHSEQGYDESDKTTDKSIDQTLHEQNKLENVEHLKPGSPAASQSGCSSLGNGTVDNHISGSAYGSICSSNDGKASLAVAGEMATASESLNDSGRYVREGSGVDSLRSSQREAALTKFRLKRKDRCFEKKVRYQSRKILAEKRPRVKGQFVHRAHTDPPTANAVGS, from the exons ATGGTGGGTGAAATGGAGGCGGTAAAAATtgagaggaaggaggaggaagaagagggtggtgGGAGCTCCACAGAGGTGGTGAGCTGGGGGAACTATCTCCCCACCAATGTGCTGAGGGTTCTATTGGTTGAAGCCGATGACTCTACTCGTCAGATTATCACTGCTCTTCTTCGAAAATGCAATTACAGAG TTGTTTCGGTTTCTGATGGATTGAGGGCGTGGGAGACGATAAAGGTGAAGCATAATAAGATAGACCTTATTCTGACTGAGGCAGAGTTGCCATCGATATCTGGATTTGCGCTTCTTACTTTGGTGATGGAGCATGATATTTGCAAGCACATACCTGTTATAA TGATGTCGTCTCAAGACTCTGTGAATATGGTTTTGAAGTGCATGCAAAAAGGGGCCGCCGACTATCTGATTAAGCCGGTCAGGAGGAATGAGCTGAGGAACCTTTGGCAACATGTGTGGAGAAGGCACACT CTAGCTAGTGGACAAGCTCCGCAGAACTTAACAGTTTCACAACAAAAGGTTGAAGCCACTTCGGAAAATAATGCAGCAAGTAATCATTCAAATGACTATGCAGCTTGTACGCGCAAAACTAAGGGATTCAGTCAGAAAGCAAGTGATGCCCAA GATATATCGCAGCTAAAGTATGGCAGTGCTTCTAATTTGAGCAATACAGATATTGAAATGCTTGAAGATTGTGATAGATTGGACAATGAATCTGTTGTGCATGAGAGTGAAACTAAAG GTACATTTGGGTCAGATATTGTACCTTTGGATGAAGCACTTAACTCAGTTGCCTCAAGACTCAGAGAGGAAAATGTTTCTGCTAAACCAATGGTTCAAGATGAAGGTATCCAAGCAgaaatttttgaagaaaaagCTAAAACTGCTAGTGGCACTCACAGCTTCCAATGTGAGGTTGAACCCTCAGTTGGGGTCAGGGACTTGCTTTGCACCTTTGACAATTGGCCCAACTGCAACATTGGAAGTTCTAACAGAAAAGATGATGGTATGAAGCACTTTGGATTGGAACTGTCTTTAAGAAGTTCGGATGGTTCACACAAGGAAGTGACTGAGGAGAGGCCTGCACTGAAACATTCTGATGCCTCTGCCTTTTCACG GTATAATAATAGCAAGGGACTGCAACCCCTTTTCCTGACATTTCCCAGTACAAAATCGGAGGATGCAAGCAATTCACATGATAGACAGGACAATATGGTAAACTTTGTTGATGGTCAAACTGAGCAAGCTGATTCATCCATCCAAGGCCCTCAACTTGGGGTGTTTCCTGTCACTAGTGTAAGGTCTGATAATATGTGTGCTGGATACAGTCATTATTTCCCATCCTTGGTTCTTGGACAATCCGATTTGACCCCTATGTTCAGTATCAAATCAGTTGGCCAGAGCACACAATCCACCTTTCACTCAGAACAAGGTTATGACGAGTCTGATAAAACTACCGATAAATCTATTGACCAAACCCTGCATGAGCAGAACAAACTGGAGAATGTGGAGCATTTGAAACCTGGTTCTCCTGCGGCTTCTCAGAGTGGTTGTAGTAGTTTAGGCAATGGTACTGTTGATAATCATATTAGTGGCAGCGCATATGGAAGCATTTGCAGTAGCAATGATGGAAAGGCCAGTTTGGCTGTAGCAGGTGAGATGGCCACAGCTTCTGAGAGTTTGAATGACAGTGGTCGCTATGTTCGTGAGGGATCTGGAGTGGATTCTCTTCGTTCCAGCCAAAGGGAAGCAGCTCTGACCAAGTTCCGACTGAAGCGGAAAGATAGATGTTTTGAGAAGAAG GTTAGATACCAAAGTCGGAAAATACTGGCAGAGAAGCGGCCAAGAGTGAAAGGTCAATTCGTGCATAGAGCTCATACTGATCCTCCAACTGCCAATGCTGTTGGTTCATGA
- the LOC112182168 gene encoding two-component response regulator-like APRR5 isoform X3, translating to MVGEMEAVKIERKEEEEEGGGSSTEVVSWGNYLPTNVLRVLLVEADDSTRQIITALLRKCNYRVVSVSDGLRAWETIKVKHNKIDLILTEAELPSISGFALLTLVMEHDICKHIPVIMMSSQDSVNMVLKCMQKGAADYLIKPVRRNELRNLWQHVWRRHTLASGQAPQNLTVSQQKVEATSENNAASNHSNDYAACTRKTKGFSQKASDAQDISQLKYGSASNLSNTDIEMLEDCDRLDNESVVHESETKENSGTFGSDIVPLDEALNSVASRLREENVSAKPMVQDEGIQAEIFEEKAKTASGTHSFQCEVEPSVGVRDLLCTFDNWPNCNIGSSNRKDDGMKHFGLELSLRSSDGSHKEVTEERPALKHSDASAFSRYNNSKGLQPLFLTFPSTKSEDASNSHDRQDNMVNFVDGQTEQADSSIQGPQLGVFPVTSVRSDNMCAGYSHYFPSLVLGQSDLTPMFSIKSVGQSTQSTFHSEQGYDESDKTTDKSIDQTLHEQNKLENVEHLKPGSPAASQSGCSSLGNGTVDNHISGSAYGSICSSNDGKASLAVAGEMATASESLNDSGRYVREGSGVDSLRSSQREAALTKFRLKRKDRCFEKKVRYQSRKILAEKRPRVKGQFVHRAHTDPPTANAVGS from the exons ATGGTGGGTGAAATGGAGGCGGTAAAAATtgagaggaaggaggaggaagaagagggtggtgGGAGCTCCACAGAGGTGGTGAGCTGGGGGAACTATCTCCCCACCAATGTGCTGAGGGTTCTATTGGTTGAAGCCGATGACTCTACTCGTCAGATTATCACTGCTCTTCTTCGAAAATGCAATTACAGAG TTGTTTCGGTTTCTGATGGATTGAGGGCGTGGGAGACGATAAAGGTGAAGCATAATAAGATAGACCTTATTCTGACTGAGGCAGAGTTGCCATCGATATCTGGATTTGCGCTTCTTACTTTGGTGATGGAGCATGATATTTGCAAGCACATACCTGTTATAA TGATGTCGTCTCAAGACTCTGTGAATATGGTTTTGAAGTGCATGCAAAAAGGGGCCGCCGACTATCTGATTAAGCCGGTCAGGAGGAATGAGCTGAGGAACCTTTGGCAACATGTGTGGAGAAGGCACACT CTAGCTAGTGGACAAGCTCCGCAGAACTTAACAGTTTCACAACAAAAGGTTGAAGCCACTTCGGAAAATAATGCAGCAAGTAATCATTCAAATGACTATGCAGCTTGTACGCGCAAAACTAAGGGATTCAGTCAGAAAGCAAGTGATGCCCAA GATATATCGCAGCTAAAGTATGGCAGTGCTTCTAATTTGAGCAATACAGATATTGAAATGCTTGAAGATTGTGATAGATTGGACAATGAATCTGTTGTGCATGAGAGTGAAACTAAAG AGAATTCAGGTACATTTGGGTCAGATATTGTACCTTTGGATGAAGCACTTAACTCAGTTGCCTCAAGACTCAGAGAGGAAAATGTTTCTGCTAAACCAATGGTTCAAGATGAAGGTATCCAAGCAgaaatttttgaagaaaaagCTAAAACTGCTAGTGGCACTCACAGCTTCCAATGTGAGGTTGAACCCTCAGTTGGGGTCAGGGACTTGCTTTGCACCTTTGACAATTGGCCCAACTGCAACATTGGAAGTTCTAACAGAAAAGATGATGGTATGAAGCACTTTGGATTGGAACTGTCTTTAAGAAGTTCGGATGGTTCACACAAGGAAGTGACTGAGGAGAGGCCTGCACTGAAACATTCTGATGCCTCTGCCTTTTCACG GTATAATAATAGCAAGGGACTGCAACCCCTTTTCCTGACATTTCCCAGTACAAAATCGGAGGATGCAAGCAATTCACATGATAGACAGGACAATATGGTAAACTTTGTTGATGGTCAAACTGAGCAAGCTGATTCATCCATCCAAGGCCCTCAACTTGGGGTGTTTCCTGTCACTAGTGTAAGGTCTGATAATATGTGTGCTGGATACAGTCATTATTTCCCATCCTTGGTTCTTGGACAATCCGATTTGACCCCTATGTTCAGTATCAAATCAGTTGGCCAGAGCACACAATCCACCTTTCACTCAGAACAAGGTTATGACGAGTCTGATAAAACTACCGATAAATCTATTGACCAAACCCTGCATGAGCAGAACAAACTGGAGAATGTGGAGCATTTGAAACCTGGTTCTCCTGCGGCTTCTCAGAGTGGTTGTAGTAGTTTAGGCAATGGTACTGTTGATAATCATATTAGTGGCAGCGCATATGGAAGCATTTGCAGTAGCAATGATGGAAAGGCCAGTTTGGCTGTAGCAGGTGAGATGGCCACAGCTTCTGAGAGTTTGAATGACAGTGGTCGCTATGTTCGTGAGGGATCTGGAGTGGATTCTCTTCGTTCCAGCCAAAGGGAAGCAGCTCTGACCAAGTTCCGACTGAAGCGGAAAGATAGATGTTTTGAGAAGAAG GTTAGATACCAAAGTCGGAAAATACTGGCAGAGAAGCGGCCAAGAGTGAAAGGTCAATTCGTGCATAGAGCTCATACTGATCCTCCAACTGCCAATGCTGTTGGTTCATGA
- the LOC112182169 gene encoding NDR1/HIN1-like protein 1, producing the protein MAADQNHHLLPESPQEQNHHLPPESPQEQNHHPPPESPPPPQQKPQNNYFPPPEMIPDRNIKECNMHHQTSEPYRALCTCLTILLLILGATALSLWLVYRPHKPQFTVAAVAIYSLNATSPPSQISTTMQFTIVTRNPNRRVSIRYDRLQAFVAYRNQAITQQVMLPPLAHGRHSSVAVSPLLGGVAVPVSAEVLNGLEIDEAYGVVKLRVVVVGRLRWKVKGLGIRTGHYGIYVKCDVLVGWKKGFVGQVPLLGSPYCKVDI; encoded by the coding sequence ATGGCAGCAGACCAAAACCACCACCTTCTTCCAGAGTCACCCCAAGAGCAAAACCATCACCTTCCTCCAGAGTCACCACAAGAGCAAAACCACCACCCTCCTCCAgagtcaccaccaccaccacaacaaaaaccacaaaacaACTACTTTCCACCACCCGAAATGATTCCGGACCGAAATATAAAAGAATGTAATATGCATCACCAAACCAGTGAACCCTACAGAGCTCTCTGCACCTGCCTCACcatcctcctcctcatcctcgGCGCCACCGCCCTCTCGCTCTGGCTCGTTTACCGCCCCCACAAGCCGCAGTTCACCGTCGCCGCTGTCGCCATCTACTCCCTCAACGCCACCTCCCCTCCCTCCCAAATCTCCACCACCATGCAGTTCACCATCGTCACGCGCAACCCCAACCGGAGGGTCTCCATTCGCTACGACCGTCTCCAGGCCTTTGTGGCCTATCGCAACCAAGCCATTACCCAGCAGGTGATGCTCCCCCCGCTGGCGCACGGACGCCATAGTAGCGTGGCTGTGTCGCCCTTGCTTGGGGGAGTGGCGGTGCCGGTGTCGGCGGAGGTGTTGAACGGGCTAGAGATTGACGAGGCGTACGGGGTGGTGAAGCtgagggtggtggtggtggggaggCTGAGGTGGAAGGTGAAGGGGTTGGGGATAAGGACCGGGCATTATGGGATCTATGTCAAGTGTGATGTGCTGGTTGGGTGGAAGAAAGGGTTCGTGGGTCAAGTTCCATTGCTGGGTTCTCCTTATTGTAAAGTTGATATATGA